A part of Halobacillus shinanisalinarum genomic DNA contains:
- a CDS encoding acyl-CoA dehydrogenase family protein: MNFNLEEDIQFLKKNVHDFVQTEVEAVAMDIEKEDKIPERIIEMSKEMGLFGLSIPEEYCGLGIGMVGKCALYEEIGATHNGYTTLIGAHTGIGTVGIVEMGNEQQKQKYLPKLASGEFIGAFALTEPSAGSNATNLKTTAVKNGDHYILNGTKHYITNATEADVFTVMAVTDASKGAKGITSFIVEKDFPGFQVGAIEPKMGLHGSQSAEIILEDCKVPAENVLGVEGQGYVNALKILANGRAGLAARNLGSCQKLLDLSMEYVQEREQFGVPIIDHQAVGHMVSEMAVEIEALRSFTYRVAWMVDEGQKVIKEAAMLKLYGSEVYNRVADKAVQVHGGIGYISDYPIERFFRDARITRIYEGTSEIQKNIITGQLKKEYS, encoded by the coding sequence TTGAATTTCAATTTAGAGGAAGACATTCAATTTTTAAAAAAGAATGTGCATGATTTTGTCCAAACAGAAGTAGAAGCTGTCGCGATGGATATTGAAAAAGAAGACAAGATCCCTGAACGAATTATTGAAATGTCTAAAGAAATGGGACTGTTCGGCCTAAGTATCCCTGAAGAATACTGCGGATTAGGGATTGGAATGGTAGGCAAGTGTGCTCTATATGAAGAAATAGGAGCAACCCACAATGGGTATACAACATTGATTGGTGCACATACAGGAATTGGCACAGTGGGCATTGTTGAAATGGGAAATGAGCAGCAAAAACAAAAATACTTACCGAAACTTGCGAGCGGTGAATTCATAGGTGCCTTTGCTCTCACAGAGCCAAGTGCTGGGTCGAATGCGACGAATTTAAAGACCACAGCTGTTAAAAACGGAGATCACTATATTTTAAATGGCACAAAACATTACATCACTAACGCAACGGAAGCCGATGTCTTCACAGTCATGGCGGTGACCGATGCTAGTAAAGGGGCGAAAGGAATTACCTCTTTCATTGTTGAAAAAGATTTCCCTGGCTTTCAAGTTGGTGCGATCGAGCCGAAGATGGGGTTGCACGGTTCCCAATCTGCTGAAATTATTTTAGAAGATTGCAAGGTTCCAGCTGAGAATGTGCTCGGAGTTGAAGGTCAAGGCTACGTCAACGCCTTAAAAATACTGGCTAACGGCCGAGCTGGTCTGGCAGCTAGAAACCTTGGCTCCTGCCAAAAGCTGTTAGACTTGTCGATGGAATATGTCCAAGAACGTGAGCAGTTTGGCGTGCCTATTATCGACCATCAGGCGGTCGGTCATATGGTATCTGAAATGGCCGTTGAGATTGAGGCACTGCGATCATTTACCTATCGAGTGGCATGGATGGTGGATGAAGGACAGAAAGTTATCAAGGAAGCGGCGATGCTGAAGCTATACGGATCAGAAGTCTATAATCGCGTGGCTGATAAAGCGGTTCAGGTTCACGGAGGGATCGGGTATATTTCTGATTATCCAATTGAACGATTTTTCCGCGACGCACGGATTACTAGGATTTATGAAGGTACATCGGAAATCCAAAAGAACATTATCACTGGTCAATTGAAAAAAGAGTATAGCTAA
- a CDS encoding enoyl-CoA hydratase/isomerase family protein: protein MPFENIELTTKDQLAYITINRPEARNALNKETLDEMVEALERLSQQEEVGAVVFTGQGEKSFAAGADIKQLTEKSAMDALNPQGMQYVYDMIESYEKPTIARINGYALGGGCELAMACDIRIASTNAKLGLPELNLSIIPGAGGTQRLARLVGKGKALEMILTGKMMGAQEAVQFGLVSETVALEDLTAKVEEVASKILDKGPLAVKLAKLSVHMGTETDMKTGLMLEKLSQAILFNSEDKNEGTQAFIEKRKAVFQGK, encoded by the coding sequence ATGCCATTTGAAAACATCGAATTAACAACGAAGGATCAGCTTGCCTACATTACGATTAATCGACCGGAAGCACGTAATGCATTAAATAAGGAAACGTTAGATGAGATGGTCGAGGCTTTGGAAAGGTTATCCCAGCAAGAGGAAGTAGGAGCGGTTGTTTTTACCGGGCAGGGGGAAAAATCCTTTGCTGCAGGTGCCGATATTAAACAACTAACAGAAAAATCTGCGATGGATGCTTTAAACCCTCAAGGAATGCAATATGTTTATGACATGATTGAAAGCTATGAAAAACCTACAATTGCAAGGATTAATGGGTATGCCCTTGGTGGCGGCTGTGAATTGGCGATGGCTTGTGATATCCGTATTGCCTCTACAAATGCAAAACTAGGACTACCTGAGCTTAACTTATCGATAATTCCAGGTGCTGGCGGTACACAAAGGTTAGCGAGATTAGTCGGAAAAGGAAAAGCCCTTGAGATGATTTTGACAGGAAAAATGATGGGTGCCCAAGAAGCGGTACAGTTTGGATTGGTATCCGAAACAGTAGCACTAGAGGATTTAACTGCGAAGGTAGAGGAGGTAGCCTCAAAGATTCTCGATAAAGGGCCATTAGCTGTGAAACTTGCGAAACTGTCTGTTCATATGGGGACAGAAACAGATATGAAAACAGGCTTAATGCTTGAAAAGCTTTCCCAGGCGATTTTATTTAACTCAGAAGATAAAAATGAAGGAACACAAGCTTTTATTGAGAAACGTAAAGCAGTCTTTCAAGGGAAGTAG
- a CDS encoding PaaI family thioesterase, whose product MTKVIDEVRESFESSPFFSHIGFEILNFEEGNVFLKLPIKEQLLNVNGTLHGGVHATMLDLILGMAIRSTTKTRCTTINLNVNYLAPSSGGEVFARGRILQQGYRTVTAEGELYDHEEKMLAKGIGTFKLIRD is encoded by the coding sequence ATGACGAAGGTAATTGATGAGGTGCGTGAAAGCTTTGAATCTAGTCCATTTTTCTCGCATATAGGCTTTGAGATCCTCAATTTTGAAGAAGGAAACGTTTTTCTTAAGCTTCCTATTAAAGAGCAGTTATTAAATGTAAATGGAACGCTGCACGGTGGTGTTCATGCCACAATGCTTGATTTGATCTTAGGTATGGCCATCCGATCGACCACGAAAACCCGGTGCACAACGATAAATCTTAATGTGAACTATCTTGCCCCTTCCTCAGGTGGGGAGGTTTTTGCAAGGGGAAGGATTTTGCAACAGGGGTATCGGACCGTAACGGCAGAGGGTGAATTATATGATCACGAAGAGAAGATGCTCGCGAAAGGGATAGGGACGTTTAAGCTCATTCGTGATTGA
- a CDS encoding MFS transporter, with product MRWVVLVLLFFGMIINFADKSIIGLAAVPIMEDLNLSYAEWGLVGSAYYWLYPVTGIVGAAIGDRFGAKKVLGVIMLVWAVLQFGVLAVAALPLLVVYRILLGAFEGPFSPIAYSHANKWFPPKLRGFANSVVVSGGTVGAMIVAPVLVALISIFGWKIAFACLGATSIVWAIAFQFLTKENPVKAYEQTKKKKKAKLEKLKLKDFGRLLVSPPALFTTLAYFSTYILVVWIAVWLPVYLVEVVGMSQGQMGYGVMIIGIASVLIYMGVSTLSDRMFKKNQNWRISRVYVVGTSMIIGAICLASIMIFQHPVWVVAAMCIAKGLTYAILPIGPTIMINELPERGGLMTSILTSSGNIAGIVAPLITGFILNLAGADEILGYNLSVLFMAILVFIFAILFLTLVKPTIRKQEESLESQASGN from the coding sequence ATGCGTTGGGTTGTTCTCGTTCTCTTATTCTTTGGAATGATCATAAACTTTGCAGACAAGTCCATCATCGGTCTTGCTGCTGTACCGATAATGGAGGATTTAAATCTTAGTTACGCCGAGTGGGGGCTCGTCGGAAGTGCCTACTACTGGCTCTATCCTGTAACTGGCATTGTGGGCGCCGCGATTGGTGACAGATTCGGTGCTAAAAAGGTGCTTGGGGTCATCATGCTTGTATGGGCGGTGCTACAATTTGGGGTGCTGGCCGTTGCCGCTTTACCACTATTAGTTGTTTATCGTATTTTACTAGGTGCTTTTGAAGGTCCCTTTAGTCCGATTGCCTATAGCCATGCGAATAAATGGTTCCCGCCAAAGCTCCGGGGTTTCGCCAATTCAGTGGTTGTATCTGGAGGAACTGTAGGGGCGATGATTGTTGCACCTGTTCTAGTTGCTTTAATTAGCATTTTTGGGTGGAAAATAGCTTTTGCCTGTTTAGGAGCGACCAGCATTGTCTGGGCAATAGCCTTCCAGTTTTTGACGAAGGAAAACCCTGTTAAAGCTTATGAACAAACGAAGAAGAAAAAGAAAGCTAAGTTAGAAAAATTAAAGCTTAAAGATTTCGGGAGATTACTTGTTTCACCTCCAGCCTTGTTTACGACACTAGCCTATTTCTCCACCTACATTTTAGTTGTATGGATTGCTGTGTGGCTCCCTGTTTACCTTGTTGAAGTCGTAGGGATGTCTCAGGGTCAAATGGGATACGGGGTGATGATTATCGGGATCGCCTCTGTGCTCATTTATATGGGAGTTTCCACATTATCAGATCGTATGTTTAAGAAGAATCAGAATTGGCGTATATCGAGAGTTTATGTAGTAGGGACATCTATGATTATCGGAGCAATATGTTTGGCCTCTATTATGATTTTTCAACATCCGGTTTGGGTCGTTGCAGCGATGTGTATTGCCAAAGGATTAACTTATGCAATTTTGCCGATTGGTCCAACGATTATGATCAATGAACTCCCTGAAAGAGGGGGATTGATGACTAGTATTTTAACCTCATCAGGGAATATTGCTGGAATTGTTGCCCCTTTGATTACTGGATTTATCCTCAATCTAGCTGGAGCAGATGAGATCTTAGGGTACAATCTTTCTGTATTGTTCATGGCGATTCTCGTTTTTATCTTTGCGATTTTATTTTTAACATTAGTGAAACCAACTATCCGTAAACAAGAAGAATCATTGGAGTCACAAGCATCTGGAAATTAG
- a CDS encoding long-chain-fatty-acid--CoA ligase: MQGLTSRPWHKYHHGQRFQSEFPETSLYSILTESTKKYGEHTAITFAGEAMTYHELKSRTDQLAGSWQKMNFKKGERIGLMVGNHPDYIVSYYAAQSLGLIVVQLNPSYTTRELLQILTDADVSYIVADATSLQTVCEVDKLYSFKEMIASQVDISECRDRFWQLEELVHSDTVLDSPASVDMEDVAVIQYTGGTTGKVKGAMLTQRNLTTNVYQSFTMYRQRAVLGGETILTATPLYHVYAMTSAMNLGIYMGANILLVAKFNVDDVMDLIKEYQPTFFPGVPKMYISFANYPNAETYGLDCFNVCSSGSAPLPIEVIKKFEAVSGAKILEGFGMSETSPTTHRTPINGERKVGSIGIPVPDTDCCIVDQDQNVLEANFVGELVIKGPQVMKGYWNNEVETSHALQSGWLFTGDLAMMDDDGYFYIVGRKKEMIINGGFNIYPQEIESVLYEHPDVKESAVVGIPDREKGEVVKAYIVPKAGHTIDIEELKGHCYRNLTRYKVPKRYEIMDELPRNTVGKLLKRTLVEEEKRKLEEELNNGN, translated from the coding sequence ATGCAAGGATTAACAAGCCGACCTTGGCATAAGTATCACCACGGACAACGGTTTCAATCGGAGTTTCCTGAAACCTCTCTTTATTCAATTTTGACGGAATCCACAAAGAAATATGGAGAGCATACGGCGATTACTTTTGCAGGTGAGGCAATGACTTACCATGAATTGAAAAGCCGAACGGATCAATTAGCAGGAAGCTGGCAGAAAATGAACTTTAAAAAAGGAGAACGGATTGGATTGATGGTTGGCAATCATCCCGATTACATTGTCTCCTATTATGCAGCGCAGTCGCTCGGGTTAATTGTTGTTCAACTCAATCCTTCGTACACAACAAGGGAACTGCTGCAAATCTTAACGGATGCTGATGTTTCTTATATCGTGGCAGATGCCACCTCGTTACAAACCGTTTGTGAAGTCGATAAGCTTTATTCCTTTAAGGAAATGATCGCTTCGCAAGTAGACATATCTGAATGCCGTGATCGATTTTGGCAGCTGGAGGAGTTAGTTCATTCAGATACAGTACTTGATTCTCCTGCATCAGTGGACATGGAGGATGTGGCTGTGATTCAGTACACAGGAGGCACGACAGGCAAAGTAAAGGGCGCTATGCTGACCCAGCGTAATTTAACAACAAATGTCTATCAAAGTTTTACGATGTATAGGCAAAGGGCAGTTCTAGGTGGGGAAACGATTTTGACCGCTACACCGCTCTATCATGTTTACGCGATGACCAGTGCTATGAATCTAGGGATCTATATGGGGGCCAATATATTATTGGTTGCGAAATTTAATGTAGATGACGTGATGGATCTTATAAAAGAATACCAGCCTACTTTCTTTCCAGGCGTACCAAAAATGTATATATCATTCGCAAACTACCCAAACGCAGAAACCTATGGATTAGATTGTTTCAACGTTTGCTCCTCGGGGTCTGCCCCACTGCCTATTGAGGTGATTAAAAAATTTGAAGCTGTATCCGGTGCGAAAATTCTAGAAGGGTTTGGCATGTCGGAAACTTCACCGACCACCCATCGAACGCCCATTAATGGAGAAAGGAAAGTGGGAAGCATAGGCATCCCCGTCCCTGACACAGATTGCTGTATTGTTGACCAGGATCAAAATGTGCTTGAGGCCAATTTTGTTGGTGAATTAGTAATAAAAGGTCCCCAAGTCATGAAAGGGTATTGGAATAACGAAGTGGAGACGAGCCATGCCCTACAGAGCGGCTGGCTGTTTACAGGTGATCTGGCGATGATGGATGATGACGGTTACTTCTATATTGTAGGAAGAAAGAAAGAGATGATTATTAATGGTGGATTTAATATTTATCCGCAAGAAATTGAAAGCGTTTTATATGAACACCCAGATGTAAAGGAGTCCGCTGTTGTAGGGATACCTGATCGGGAAAAAGGAGAGGTGGTAAAGGCTTATATTGTACCAAAGGCCGGTCATACCATTGATATCGAAGAATTGAAAGGTCATTGTTACCGTAATTTAACTCGTTACAAAGTTCCAAAAAGGTATGAAATTATGGACGAACTGCCTAGAAACACAGTAGGGAAGCTTTTAAAGCGAACACTTGTTGAGGAAGAAAAGAGGAAATTGGAGGAGGAATTAAACAATGGCAATTAA
- a CDS encoding electron transfer flavoprotein subunit beta/FixA family protein, which produces MNLFVLMKRTFDTEEKIVIENGGIAEESAEFIINPYDDYAIEEAVQLKDEHGGEVTVVTIGGEDAVKELRTALAMGADKAVLINTEDDLEDGDAYTTAKILAEFFKEKEADLILAGNVAIDEGTGQVGPRLAEFLGIPSITTITNLEVEGDRAVIERDVEGDVEKIEAELPLLVTAQQGLNEPRYPSLPGIMKAKKKPLEELELDDLDLEEEDVEAKTETVEVFLPPEKEAGRILEGEVGAQVNELVSLLQKEAKVV; this is translated from the coding sequence ATGAATCTATTTGTACTTATGAAACGCACGTTTGATACCGAGGAAAAGATTGTCATTGAAAATGGTGGGATTGCCGAGGAGAGTGCCGAATTTATCATTAATCCTTATGACGACTACGCCATAGAAGAGGCTGTTCAATTAAAAGATGAACACGGTGGGGAAGTGACCGTTGTGACGATAGGCGGTGAGGACGCAGTAAAGGAACTGCGGACCGCACTCGCGATGGGAGCAGATAAAGCCGTGTTGATTAATACGGAAGATGATCTGGAAGACGGGGATGCGTACACAACAGCTAAGATTTTAGCGGAATTTTTCAAAGAAAAAGAGGCGGATCTGATACTGGCTGGAAACGTCGCTATTGATGAGGGCACAGGCCAAGTGGGTCCAAGGCTGGCTGAATTTCTCGGGATTCCATCTATCACTACGATAACGAACCTTGAAGTAGAGGGAGATCGAGCTGTGATTGAACGAGATGTGGAAGGTGATGTCGAAAAAATTGAAGCTGAACTGCCTCTGCTAGTTACGGCACAGCAAGGGCTAAACGAACCTCGTTATCCTTCTCTTCCTGGGATTATGAAGGCGAAGAAAAAGCCGCTTGAGGAGCTGGAATTAGATGATCTTGACCTTGAGGAAGAGGATGTCGAAGCTAAAACAGAGACAGTAGAAGTATTCCTTCCTCCTGAAAAAGAGGCTGGAAGAATACTAGAGGGAGAAGTGGGCGCACAAGTAAATGAATTAGTGTCATTACTGCAAAAGGAAGCAAAAGTAGTTTAA
- a CDS encoding 3-hydroxyacyl-CoA dehydrogenase family protein has translation MHHVSVIGAGTMGRGIAFSCALADLSVFVQDISEQGLEDCKQYIEKQFQRSIQKGKITEEQAKQLRGNIHYSLSIEEAVANADLVIEAVLEIMDVKVETFKKLDIYAPKHAILATNTSTMSPTEIAAQTNRPDQCIALHFFNPVPKMKLIEVICGLETSEETIAKSFQLGEKMGKESVRINEFPGFAVSRMNCLIGNEAMNMVMEGVGSAEDIDKAMKLGLNHPMGPLELADLVGLDTRLRNMEYLYQTLGEKYRPCPILTKYVKAGHLGKKTGRGFYSYS, from the coding sequence ATCCATCATGTGAGTGTGATTGGTGCAGGGACCATGGGAAGGGGGATCGCCTTTTCATGTGCCCTAGCCGATTTATCCGTTTTCGTTCAAGACATTTCTGAGCAAGGCCTTGAGGATTGTAAGCAATATATCGAAAAGCAATTTCAAAGAAGTATTCAAAAAGGGAAGATAACAGAGGAGCAAGCGAAACAGCTACGAGGGAATATTCACTATTCCCTCAGCATTGAGGAAGCGGTAGCAAATGCTGACTTAGTCATAGAAGCTGTGCTCGAAATAATGGATGTAAAAGTGGAGACGTTTAAAAAGCTCGACATCTATGCGCCGAAGCACGCTATTTTAGCAACAAATACGTCGACTATGAGTCCCACTGAAATTGCGGCACAAACCAATCGTCCTGACCAATGTATTGCCTTGCACTTCTTTAACCCGGTACCTAAAATGAAACTCATCGAGGTCATTTGCGGACTCGAAACATCTGAAGAAACGATAGCGAAGTCCTTCCAACTCGGTGAAAAGATGGGCAAAGAATCCGTGCGAATCAATGAATTCCCTGGATTCGCCGTCAGTCGTATGAATTGCCTGATTGGAAATGAAGCGATGAATATGGTCATGGAAGGTGTTGGATCAGCTGAGGATATCGACAAGGCGATGAAGCTCGGGTTAAACCACCCCATGGGCCCGTTAGAGTTGGCTGATTTAGTTGGTTTGGATACGAGGCTGCGTAACATGGAGTACTTATATCAAACATTGGGAGAAAAATATCGTCCCTGTCCGATTTTGACAAAGTATGTGAAAGCAGGTCATTTAGGTAAGAAAACGGGCAGAGGATTTTACAGCTATTCATAA
- a CDS encoding thiolase family protein, with translation MKEDIVIVSAVRTPIGRYGGSLKGISSGHLASIAIEESINRAGISPEQVDEAIMGEVRQTTESSNVARVAALRAEIPESATAYTINRLCASGMQAVASGVQQIAFDQADIVVAGGVESMSRSPIYLRNSRFGGDQTTLIDSNSEAGQQPQEIYGKNLGMGMTAENVAEKYAVSREDQDAFAIESQRRASQAIEEGKFKDEIVPVEVKEKKKTHVVDTDEHPRPQTTIEKLASLRPAFKENGTVTAGNACGRNDGATALVIMKQSQAKALGLKPLARIVDWATAGVSPEVMGIGPVPAVKKLLEKTSKQVQDIGLLELNEAFASQSLAVIRELSLDPEKVNVNGGAIALGHPVGASGARIITTLLHEMIKRDEQLGIATLCAGGGQGMAMMIERI, from the coding sequence ATGAAAGAGGATATTGTCATTGTTAGTGCTGTGAGAACACCGATTGGCCGCTATGGTGGCTCCCTAAAAGGCATATCTTCCGGCCATTTAGCCTCTATCGCTATAGAAGAATCTATAAATCGAGCCGGGATTTCCCCTGAACAAGTAGATGAAGCCATCATGGGCGAGGTGCGGCAAACGACGGAGTCATCGAATGTGGCGAGAGTAGCCGCGTTACGGGCAGAGATACCGGAATCGGCCACCGCTTATACAATTAACCGTCTATGTGCGTCAGGTATGCAAGCTGTGGCTTCAGGTGTTCAGCAAATCGCTTTTGATCAAGCGGATATTGTGGTGGCTGGCGGAGTCGAAAGTATGAGTCGTTCCCCTATTTATCTAAGAAACTCAAGGTTTGGCGGGGATCAGACGACGCTAATTGACTCAAACTCAGAAGCGGGTCAACAGCCACAAGAAATTTACGGAAAGAACTTAGGAATGGGGATGACGGCCGAAAATGTTGCCGAAAAATATGCTGTTTCACGAGAAGACCAGGATGCCTTTGCGATTGAAAGCCAAAGACGAGCTTCACAGGCGATTGAGGAAGGAAAGTTCAAGGATGAAATCGTTCCTGTAGAGGTAAAAGAAAAAAAGAAAACTCATGTCGTCGATACAGATGAGCATCCCCGCCCTCAAACAACGATCGAAAAGCTGGCGTCACTACGACCAGCATTCAAAGAGAATGGAACGGTAACAGCCGGGAATGCCTGCGGCCGAAATGATGGTGCGACAGCCTTAGTCATTATGAAACAATCTCAAGCAAAAGCTTTAGGCCTAAAACCACTTGCACGGATTGTGGATTGGGCGACAGCTGGTGTTTCACCGGAAGTCATGGGAATCGGACCCGTACCTGCCGTGAAAAAGCTGCTGGAGAAAACCTCTAAACAAGTACAAGACATCGGATTACTCGAGTTAAATGAGGCATTTGCTTCCCAATCCTTAGCCGTTATTCGAGAGCTCTCCTTAGACCCAGAAAAAGTAAATGTAAATGGTGGAGCGATCGCGCTTGGCCATCCGGTCGGTGCGAGTGGGGCACGAATTATCACTACACTTTTACATGAAATGATAAAAAGAGACGAACAACTTGGAATTGCTACCCTATGTGCAGGTGGTGGTCAAGGGATGGCCATGATGATTGAAAGGATTTAA
- a CDS encoding ROK family transcriptional regulator, translated as MRKGNAGYIKNMNQKMILKCIMEEESVSRANIAKKLSLSKPTVSTLVDVLLEDEWIYETGNGEASTNGGRKPVNLAFNPKKAFIIGMDIGGTKVAIGITDLYGEVCVYRDFPTQDHLERDLFEVIKDQVEMMKEELKIDDTKILGVGVGIPGITNIEEGMVKEAPALKWNRFPIRKRLQEIFDLPIYIDNDVNINVLGEHWKGVGRNKNNLIYIAIGTGIGSGLMINGSLYRGSTYSAGEIGYLVTDRVHAKNYHPVYEGYGFLESIASGSSIGNQLSERLGKAVSAKEAFELYQQQNKDAQEVIDFAIENLALGIANYVSLFDPELVILGGGVSGSYSVIRKQMMNVIERYTPETCEVVQTTFGKESGVVGAVALFLKEFDTLIDI; from the coding sequence ATGCGGAAAGGAAATGCGGGTTACATTAAGAATATGAATCAAAAGATGATCTTAAAGTGCATTATGGAAGAGGAATCTGTCTCTCGGGCCAATATTGCTAAGAAACTTTCATTAAGTAAACCTACAGTATCCACACTTGTTGACGTGCTTTTAGAAGATGAATGGATCTATGAGACCGGTAACGGTGAAGCGTCAACAAATGGAGGGAGAAAGCCCGTAAATCTAGCATTTAACCCGAAAAAAGCATTTATTATCGGGATGGACATTGGTGGTACAAAGGTAGCAATAGGGATAACGGATTTATACGGCGAGGTATGCGTCTATAGGGATTTTCCTACCCAGGATCACTTGGAACGCGACTTGTTCGAGGTAATAAAAGACCAGGTAGAAATGATGAAAGAAGAGTTGAAGATTGATGATACAAAAATTCTAGGTGTTGGTGTAGGGATACCTGGCATCACAAATATAGAAGAAGGAATGGTTAAAGAAGCTCCTGCTTTAAAATGGAACCGTTTTCCTATTCGTAAAAGGCTCCAGGAGATTTTTGACCTGCCAATATATATAGATAATGACGTGAATATAAATGTCTTGGGTGAACATTGGAAAGGGGTTGGAAGGAACAAAAATAATCTGATATATATTGCAATTGGTACAGGGATTGGCAGTGGGTTAATGATCAATGGAAGCCTATACCGAGGGAGTACTTATAGTGCTGGGGAAATTGGTTATTTGGTCACTGATCGAGTCCATGCAAAGAACTACCACCCAGTATATGAGGGGTATGGTTTTTTAGAAAGTATCGCTAGTGGTTCTTCGATTGGAAATCAATTGTCTGAGCGCCTAGGAAAAGCAGTTTCCGCAAAAGAAGCTTTTGAACTTTATCAACAACAGAATAAGGACGCCCAAGAGGTGATTGATTTTGCTATCGAGAATTTGGCGCTTGGTATTGCGAATTATGTGTCGCTTTTCGATCCTGAGCTCGTGATTTTAGGGGGTGGTGTCAGCGGGTCTTATTCTGTCATCCGTAAGCAGATGATGAACGTCATAGAGCGGTACACTCCAGAAACGTGTGAGGTTGTACAAACAACATTTGGGAAAGAATCGGGAGTTGTCGGGGCGGTGGCGTTATTCCTGAAAGAGTTTGATACATTAATTGACATTTAA
- a CDS encoding 3-hydroxyacyl-CoA dehydrogenase family protein, producing MAINEMETVAVIGAGAMGSQIAMVCALKGYSVILNDIEEDSLTKAKESLKGHMNRRIQKGKLTEQQVEGAFGRLTFDANLASVKDVDLVIEAIVEKLDVKRELFATLDEITPDHTILATNSSTIVSSKIADATTRPDKVCNVHFFNPPLVMELVEVVKGPHTSDETAQAAYEFIEKIGKAPVLLKKEISGFIANRILGKLMDEALFLLENGYATHEEIDTVCTKALNHPIGPFALMDLTGIDVNYFVRMQRYQESGNESDKPAKIVEEKVEKGDLGRKTGKGFYQYS from the coding sequence ATGGCAATTAATGAGATGGAGACAGTTGCCGTGATCGGCGCAGGCGCAATGGGTTCACAGATTGCGATGGTCTGTGCTCTTAAGGGGTATAGCGTCATTCTAAATGATATTGAAGAAGATAGCTTAACAAAAGCAAAGGAATCGCTTAAGGGTCACATGAATCGCCGCATTCAAAAAGGGAAGCTGACTGAACAACAGGTTGAGGGTGCCTTTGGACGACTGACCTTCGATGCCAATCTTGCGTCTGTTAAGGATGTGGATCTTGTCATCGAAGCCATTGTGGAGAAGCTTGATGTGAAAAGGGAATTGTTTGCAACACTTGATGAAATTACGCCAGACCACACGATTCTTGCTACAAATAGCTCAACCATCGTCAGCTCAAAAATCGCCGATGCAACGACAAGGCCAGATAAGGTCTGTAATGTGCATTTCTTTAACCCCCCACTAGTGATGGAATTAGTTGAAGTTGTCAAAGGACCGCATACCTCTGATGAAACGGCCCAGGCTGCCTATGAATTTATTGAAAAGATAGGGAAGGCTCCTGTCCTGTTAAAGAAAGAGATTTCTGGATTCATTGCCAACCGTATCCTTGGGAAGTTAATGGATGAAGCGCTCTTCCTTTTGGAAAATGGATACGCGACCCATGAAGAGATCGATACCGTCTGTACAAAAGCATTAAACCATCCGATTGGTCCCTTTGCCTTAATGGATCTAACGGGCATTGACGTGAACTATTTTGTCAGGATGCAACGGTACCAGGAATCTGGAAACGAATCAGATAAACCTGCAAAGATCGTAGAAGAAAAGGTGGAAAAAGGTGATCTTGGGCGTAAAACAGGCAAAGGTTTTTACCAATATAGCTAA